In Candidatus Contubernalis alkalaceticus, the following proteins share a genomic window:
- a CDS encoding ABC transporter ATP-binding protein yields the protein MSIFTLSNISYAYGNKAKEVLSDLNYKFEEGKIYAIVGKSGAGKTTLLSLLSGLTKPTKGTIQFDETNITRINSYKYRSQFVGVIFQSYNLLPHLTAAENVVLSIDVSGKKIENKKMKALELLESVGIDEVTANRRILKLSGGEQQRVAIARTLSYDPKVILADEPTGNVDGETEKNIMEIFRKLVVVEQKCVIIVTHSPEVARMSDVVYELKKSESLINV from the coding sequence ATGAGTATATTTACTTTAAGCAATATCAGTTATGCGTATGGCAATAAAGCGAAAGAAGTCCTAAGCGATTTAAATTATAAATTTGAAGAAGGAAAGATCTATGCAATTGTAGGAAAATCCGGTGCCGGCAAGACGACTTTGCTCTCTTTGCTTTCGGGCCTGACTAAACCGACAAAGGGTACAATACAATTTGATGAAACAAATATCACCCGGATTAATTCATACAAATATAGAAGCCAATTTGTAGGGGTAATCTTTCAGAGCTATAATTTGCTTCCTCATCTAACCGCAGCAGAAAATGTTGTTTTATCAATAGATGTATCTGGAAAGAAAATTGAAAATAAAAAGATGAAAGCATTGGAACTGTTAGAATCTGTGGGAATAGATGAAGTGACTGCAAATAGACGTATTTTAAAGTTGTCTGGAGGAGAGCAGCAAAGAGTTGCCATTGCAAGAACTCTGTCTTATGATCCAAAGGTAATATTAGCTGATGAACCTACAGGCAATGTGGATGGAGAAACTGAAAAAAACATTATGGAAATATTTCGCAAGCTAGTGGTGGTAGAACAAAAGTGTGTTATCATTGTGACACACTCTCCAGAAGTTGCGAGAATGTCAGATGTTGTTTATGAGTTGAAAAAATCTGAGTCTTTGATTAATGTATAA
- a CDS encoding ATP-binding protein: MTKIFLSSNLTIPNDFQYLSVALNYIKSVANLFNFSQKELRDIELAAEEAVSNVIEHAFLPGETASLDINCEETPTGLKISIHDQGIPFDPNLTPEYQLTGDLETQEITGLGSYMIKKLMDEVEYCNLGTEGKSTIMKKYYPADSVMDDADRETPPDEKPDKVPEDKKVKVDVRQMLSTEAVEVSRCFFDAYGYSYVHDNVYYPERLAALNQSGDIYSAVAVSPWGEVASHAALVYHKAFPGISEFAMLATKAKYRGQSLISKLQPNITMEALNRGLSGSFANAVTKHVYSQHVLKKFGYRECGFLLAHSPENTVFKGITEKTEQRGTVLVSFMFVNDPSSDPISVFAPLKHWDFIKKIYENLGVTAVLAEEGISVKGHNSAKEELEKKKMQATMEEFTINPRRMSAIIRFKQIGADFKSCIHKILYQIKKEKLQVAELFLSLKDPATPEAAEILEEIGFLVTGIIPGTTDGDLLIMQYFNGIVIDYDQIILASEKVRDMLTYIRQNDPLEGGN; the protein is encoded by the coding sequence ATGACGAAAATTTTTTTGAGCAGTAATCTTACCATTCCTAATGATTTTCAGTACCTGTCTGTTGCTTTAAATTATATAAAATCAGTTGCAAATCTTTTTAATTTCAGTCAGAAAGAACTCAGGGATATTGAACTGGCGGCGGAGGAGGCAGTCAGCAATGTAATTGAACATGCCTTCCTGCCGGGAGAAACAGCAAGTCTGGATATTAACTGTGAAGAAACTCCCACAGGTTTAAAAATCAGTATCCATGATCAGGGGATTCCTTTTGACCCAAACTTAACCCCAGAATATCAGCTTACAGGAGATTTGGAAACTCAGGAGATTACAGGCCTGGGCAGCTACATGATAAAAAAATTGATGGATGAAGTAGAATACTGCAACTTAGGGACTGAGGGCAAGTCAACCATAATGAAAAAATATTATCCGGCAGATTCAGTTATGGATGATGCTGATCGAGAGACACCGCCTGATGAAAAACCGGATAAAGTTCCGGAGGATAAAAAGGTTAAGGTGGATGTGCGGCAGATGTTATCAACGGAGGCAGTAGAGGTGTCCAGGTGTTTTTTTGATGCTTACGGTTATTCTTATGTCCATGATAATGTCTATTACCCTGAAAGATTGGCTGCATTAAATCAGAGCGGAGACATTTACTCGGCAGTTGCGGTGAGCCCCTGGGGAGAAGTGGCTTCACATGCGGCCCTGGTATATCATAAAGCATTTCCCGGCATTAGCGAATTTGCTATGTTAGCTACTAAAGCTAAATACAGGGGGCAGTCATTAATCAGCAAACTACAACCCAATATTACCATGGAAGCTCTTAATAGAGGCCTCTCAGGATCATTTGCCAACGCTGTTACAAAACATGTTTACTCTCAGCATGTATTAAAAAAATTCGGTTATAGGGAATGTGGGTTTTTGCTGGCTCATTCTCCTGAAAATACTGTATTTAAAGGTATAACAGAGAAAACTGAACAGAGGGGTACAGTATTAGTTTCCTTTATGTTTGTTAATGATCCCAGTTCTGACCCCATAAGTGTTTTTGCTCCTTTAAAACATTGGGACTTTATTAAAAAAATATATGAAAACTTAGGAGTAACGGCCGTATTAGCCGAAGAAGGGATAAGTGTTAAAGGCCATAATTCTGCTAAAGAAGAACTGGAAAAGAAAAAAATGCAGGCTACCATGGAGGAATTTACCATAAACCCCCGCAGGATGTCCGCTATCATTAGATTTAAACAAATCGGGGCAGACTTTAAAAGCTGCATACATAAAATTCTCTACCAAATAAAAAAAGAGAAACTGCAGGTAGCTGAGCTTTTTTTGAGTTTGAAAGATCCTGCCACGCCGGAAGCAGCAGAAATACTGGAAGAAATTGGTTTCCTGGTTACGGGTATAATACCGGGAACCACTGATGGCGATTTATTAATCATGCAGTACTTTAATGGAATAGTGATTGATTATGATCAAATAATTTTGGCATCAGAAAAGGTCCGGGATATGTTGACCTATATCCGCCAAAATGATCCGTTAGAAGGAGGAAACTAA
- a CDS encoding response regulator transcription factor codes for MYRILITDDEEKIRMLIRKYALFEGHQVFEASNGMDAVEMCKKQKFDIIIMDIMMPELDGFSAVREIRKSQDTPVLMLSARGEEYDKIHGFELGADDYVVKPFSPKELMMRLEAIMKRTTKGSQFRHELFVKEGLKADFTARRIMIDGSNIELPPKAFDLIFYMIRNQNIALTREKLITEVWGYEYCGDDRTLDTHIKLLRKSLGQYANLITTLRGVGYRFEG; via the coding sequence ATGTATAGGATATTAATAACCGATGACGAGGAAAAGATCAGAATGCTGATTAGAAAATACGCACTTTTTGAGGGGCACCAGGTTTTTGAGGCGTCTAATGGTATGGATGCTGTGGAGATGTGCAAGAAGCAGAAGTTCGACATCATTATTATGGACATAATGATGCCGGAACTGGACGGTTTTTCTGCGGTCAGAGAGATTAGAAAGAGCCAGGACACACCGGTTCTGATGCTGTCTGCCCGAGGGGAGGAATACGATAAGATCCATGGTTTTGAACTGGGTGCGGATGACTATGTGGTGAAGCCATTTTCACCTAAGGAACTGATGATGCGCTTGGAAGCTATTATGAAACGGACAACAAAAGGGAGTCAATTCAGGCATGAACTCTTTGTCAAAGAAGGACTGAAAGCTGATTTTACCGCCCGGAGGATTATGATTGACGGCAGCAACATAGAGCTGCCTCCCAAAGCATTTGATCTCATCTTTTATATGATTCGTAACCAAAATATTGCACTCACCAGGGAAAAGCTCATTACAGAAGTGTGGGGATATGAATATTGCGGCGATGATCGGACACTGGACACCCATATCAAGCTGCTGCGTAAATCCTTGGGCCAATATGCCAACTTGATAACTACGCTGCGTGGTGTGGGGTATCGATTCGAAGGATAA
- a CDS encoding sensor histidine kinase produces MNDTEKHHIGTSFIGKVRSSLVLKLNLQMLGMLLSAFMAVNILINILYFGVIFWKAEEGAQNFMDTFGIPQNVVEEKYAAAGGYEIRKVEESLKGLILPELLQEQLPLEALDAKRNITAPGFDSDITLMEHIGQVAYHMIVTVDGVPYQVTYALGTDLRLYVFLLLGLLAVELLYLLGSIGKNTMVIRKTLKPLSEMAETARTLHEGVASMGSAADGSGIKYLAGAISTIDVRQLDRRISIESSQNELKDLAHAINDMLNRINQSYQSQVRFVSDASHELRTPISVIQGYAGLLDRWGKFDEKTMQESIDAIKSETENMKVLVEQLLFLARGDNDTMQLHLEVFELGDMIEEIIRETRLIDSAHIFETQLTRPVYLEADQQLIKQAIRILVDNSMKYTPSGEKIVIKTLSEEGWVKIQVQDNGIGIAPEDVSHIFDRFYRSDESRARKTGGSGLGLSIAKWIIQRHEGQFEVLSRVDIGTRTTVVLPEWKGD; encoded by the coding sequence ATGAATGACACAGAAAAGCATCATATCGGGACCAGTTTTATAGGTAAAGTCCGGTCGTCATTGGTTTTGAAGTTGAACCTGCAGATGCTGGGTATGCTGTTGTCGGCCTTTATGGCTGTTAACATTCTAATCAACATTTTATATTTTGGTGTTATCTTTTGGAAAGCAGAAGAAGGCGCTCAAAATTTTATGGATACTTTTGGAATACCACAGAATGTCGTGGAGGAGAAGTATGCCGCTGCCGGGGGTTACGAAATACGAAAGGTGGAAGAATCTTTAAAAGGCTTAATTCTGCCTGAACTGCTGCAGGAGCAGCTGCCCCTGGAAGCCCTGGATGCAAAACGTAATATAACAGCCCCCGGATTTGACTCAGATATAACCCTGATGGAGCACATTGGACAGGTTGCTTATCATATGATAGTGACAGTTGATGGTGTGCCCTATCAGGTTACCTATGCCTTGGGGACGGACCTGCGCCTGTATGTCTTCTTGCTGCTGGGTCTTCTGGCCGTGGAACTGCTCTATCTTTTGGGCAGCATTGGGAAAAATACCATGGTTATCCGAAAAACATTGAAACCACTTTCAGAGATGGCGGAAACCGCCAGAACCCTTCATGAGGGGGTAGCGTCTATGGGTTCAGCTGCAGATGGGTCCGGTATTAAGTATCTGGCCGGCGCTATCAGCACCATCGATGTCAGACAGCTGGACCGACGGATCTCTATTGAAAGTTCGCAAAATGAACTAAAAGACCTGGCCCATGCCATTAACGACATGCTTAACCGGATTAACCAGTCGTACCAGTCTCAGGTGCGTTTTGTTTCCGATGCCTCCCATGAGCTGCGCACCCCCATCTCAGTAATCCAGGGTTATGCCGGTTTACTGGACCGTTGGGGGAAGTTTGATGAAAAAACTATGCAGGAATCCATTGACGCCATTAAAAGTGAGACAGAGAACATGAAGGTGCTGGTGGAACAGCTCCTCTTTCTCGCCCGGGGGGATAACGACACCATGCAGCTGCATCTGGAAGTGTTTGAACTCGGTGACATGATTGAAGAAATTATCCGGGAAACCCGATTAATTGATTCAGCGCATATCTTTGAAACTCAGTTAACCAGGCCGGTTTACCTGGAGGCAGATCAGCAGTTAATTAAACAGGCCATTCGGATCCTGGTGGATAACAGTATGAAGTACACGCCTTCCGGCGAAAAAATCGTGATTAAAACCTTATCAGAGGAAGGCTGGGTGAAGATCCAGGTGCAGGACAACGGCATTGGCATTGCGCCGGAGGATGTTTCACATATTTTTGACCGGTTTTACAGGTCTGATGAATCACGGGCCCGGAAAACCGGTGGCTCCGGCCTGGGTTTGTCTATCGCTAAATGGATCATCCAACGTCATGAGGGTCAATTTGAAGTCCTCAGCCGGGTGGATATTGGCACCCGTACCACAGTGGTGCTGCCTGAATGGAAGGGAGATTAA
- a CDS encoding DUF2680 domain-containing protein, which produces MKTNKVLGSICVVVLVAILGVGAAFAAPAESTIDTTESVICDRMAKWERTALTDEQREEMEARKASMEATQEKWTQLTDKQKEEIYALREKAADIDSQIIDKYLQWDLLDEEMAALMKERLSEGMFMMRENDRMPMPGGRGAHGRGGFKGAPPAEATTE; this is translated from the coding sequence ATGAAAACAAACAAAGTTCTCGGAAGTATTTGTGTAGTGGTTCTTGTGGCAATTTTAGGAGTTGGCGCTGCCTTTGCTGCACCTGCTGAAAGCACAATCGACACCACAGAATCTGTTATATGTGACAGAATGGCAAAATGGGAACGCACTGCTTTAACAGATGAGCAGAGGGAGGAAATGGAAGCAAGGAAAGCCAGCATGGAAGCTACTCAGGAGAAGTGGACACAATTAACAGATAAGCAGAAAGAGGAAATTTATGCCCTGAGAGAAAAAGCTGCAGATATTGACAGTCAAATCATTGATAAATACTTGCAATGGGATCTTTTGGATGAGGAAATGGCAGCACTGATGAAGGAACGACTGTCCGAAGGTATGTTCATGATGCGGGAAAACGATAGAATGCCCATGCCCGGCGGCAGAGGAGCCCATGGAAGAGGGGGATTTAAGGGTGCTCCTCCAGCCGAAGCTACAACAGAATGA
- a CDS encoding Tex family protein — protein sequence MEEIISRRIALALKLDQRHVLKVVALLDEGNTIPFIARYRKEVSGGMTDEDLRLLAEKLSFNRNLENRRADIHRFLEEQGVLTSELEKSIQNASNVTELEDIYRPFKPKKRTRATIAKEKGLEPLAQLILKGHRDLEDAARKFMDEEREVLTADAALAGARDIIAELISEEPKLRSLLRSLVFKEGEIVANVKDKETGPYEMYYNYREPCRKVQPHRILAMNRGEREKILNIKIQVPETKAFPMAQSFYGQNNGNAKLQLDEAIKDSWKRLLFPSLEREIRSELTQKAEEQAIRVFQENLRNLLMIPPVRGKRIMAMDPGLRTGCKIACVDEQGKLLETAVIFPIPPRNQKEKATRTVLALLEKHALNAIAIGNGTGGRETEMFVVELLEEYPQEVAYTVVNEAGASVYSASKLGQAEFPHLDVSERSAISLARRVQDAMAELVKIDPRSIGVGQYQHDVNQKKLNEVLAGVVESCVNRVGVDLNTASPALLEHVAGINKTVAENIVFYRENNGPFTSRKELKKVPKLGPAAFKQGAGFLRIPTAQNYLDRTAVHPESYDTAEKLMHQIGIGSEVLGQGGKIPEVQIPELAAVLQVGEPTLKDILEEFKKPGRDPRDDLPQPVFKKGILNMEDLKENMEIQGVIRNVVDFGAFVDIGVHVDGLVHISELCNRFVKHPLDVVKVGDIVNVRVLSVDTKKKRISLSMKEISSI from the coding sequence ATGGAAGAGATCATTAGCCGTCGTATCGCTTTGGCGTTGAAATTGGATCAGCGCCATGTCTTAAAAGTGGTTGCCCTGCTGGATGAGGGAAATACCATTCCTTTTATTGCCCGCTATCGGAAAGAGGTATCGGGGGGAATGACAGACGAGGATTTGAGGCTGCTGGCGGAGAAATTGAGCTTCAATCGTAATCTAGAGAACCGCCGTGCCGATATTCATCGTTTTTTGGAAGAACAGGGTGTGCTGACGTCGGAACTGGAGAAGTCAATTCAGAATGCTTCTAATGTGACAGAGCTGGAAGATATTTACCGTCCCTTCAAGCCTAAAAAAAGAACCCGGGCCACCATTGCTAAAGAAAAAGGGCTTGAACCCCTGGCGCAGCTTATCCTGAAGGGACATAGAGATTTGGAGGATGCAGCACGTAAGTTTATGGATGAAGAAAGAGAAGTTTTGACAGCTGATGCAGCACTGGCTGGGGCACGGGATATTATCGCAGAGCTGATATCTGAAGAACCGAAGCTCCGTTCATTGCTGCGGTCCCTTGTTTTTAAGGAGGGGGAAATTGTCGCAAACGTGAAGGACAAAGAGACGGGCCCTTATGAAATGTACTACAACTACCGTGAACCCTGTAGAAAGGTGCAGCCCCATCGTATTCTGGCGATGAACAGGGGTGAAAGGGAAAAAATACTAAACATTAAAATCCAGGTTCCTGAAACTAAAGCGTTTCCCATGGCCCAGTCCTTTTATGGGCAGAACAATGGAAATGCAAAGCTTCAATTGGATGAGGCAATTAAAGATAGTTGGAAGCGTCTTTTGTTTCCTTCACTGGAACGGGAAATCCGCAGTGAGCTTACACAAAAGGCGGAAGAGCAGGCTATCAGGGTTTTTCAGGAAAACCTGCGAAACCTGCTCATGATTCCACCGGTACGGGGAAAAAGGATTATGGCTATGGATCCGGGACTTAGAACCGGCTGTAAAATAGCCTGTGTGGACGAACAGGGCAAGTTGTTGGAAACCGCCGTTATTTTCCCTATCCCGCCCCGCAACCAGAAGGAAAAAGCCACCCGGACCGTTCTGGCTCTTTTAGAAAAACACGCCCTAAATGCCATTGCCATCGGTAACGGCACCGGGGGCCGGGAAACAGAAATGTTTGTGGTAGAGCTGTTGGAAGAGTACCCACAGGAAGTAGCCTATACGGTAGTGAACGAAGCCGGTGCCAGCGTCTATTCCGCCTCCAAGCTGGGCCAGGCAGAATTCCCCCATTTAGATGTCTCTGAAAGAAGCGCTATATCTCTGGCCCGTCGTGTGCAGGATGCCATGGCGGAGCTGGTTAAAATTGATCCCCGTTCAATCGGTGTGGGACAGTATCAGCATGATGTGAATCAAAAAAAACTTAACGAAGTTTTGGCAGGTGTTGTGGAGTCTTGTGTTAACCGGGTGGGAGTAGATTTGAACACCGCTTCGCCGGCTCTATTGGAACATGTGGCGGGAATCAACAAGACGGTTGCGGAGAATATTGTATTCTACCGGGAAAATAATGGTCCATTTACCAGTCGTAAAGAATTAAAAAAAGTGCCCAAGCTGGGACCGGCAGCTTTTAAGCAGGGTGCGGGATTTTTACGTATTCCTACTGCTCAAAACTACTTGGACCGCACTGCCGTTCATCCCGAATCCTATGACACGGCGGAAAAATTAATGCACCAGATTGGGATTGGGTCAGAAGTGTTGGGACAGGGAGGAAAGATTCCTGAGGTTCAAATTCCAGAACTGGCGGCAGTATTGCAGGTAGGAGAACCAACCTTAAAAGATATTTTGGAAGAATTTAAAAAGCCCGGCCGGGATCCCCGGGATGATCTTCCCCAGCCTGTTTTCAAAAAAGGGATTTTGAATATGGAGGATTTAAAAGAAAATATGGAAATCCAGGGCGTGATTCGTAATGTCGTGGATTTTGGGGCCTTCGTGGATATCGGTGTTCATGTGGACGGCCTTGTGCATATATCCGAACTTTGTAATCGTTTTGTCAAACACCCCCTGGATGTGGTGAAGGTAGGGGATATTGTGAATGTAAGGGTGCTGAGTGTAGATACGAAAAAAAAGCGTATCTCTCTCTCCATGAAGGAAATATCTTCTATTTGA
- a CDS encoding ABC transporter ATP-binding protein: MFKVRNLKFKYPKSKEYTIDGIDFEISDGEIFGFLGPSAAGKSTTQKILIKLLKNFEGDIEYYGKPLSSYRDEFYQNIGVSFEMPISFSKLTALENLEFFKRLYKQTVDVEPLLKRLGLWEDKDKKAGEYSKGMKIRLNFIRALINKPKMLFLDEPTNGLDPANSRIMKDMIREFREQGGTVFLTSHIMSDVDELCDRVAFIAHGKLQEVDSPRNLKLKYGKRMVKVEYKEKGQLVTEEFSMAEIKTQPFFDLLKGKDIETLHSGETTLEEIFIKVTGVALRG; this comes from the coding sequence GTGTTTAAAGTAAGGAATCTCAAATTTAAGTATCCGAAAAGTAAGGAGTATACCATTGACGGCATTGATTTTGAAATTTCTGATGGAGAGATATTTGGTTTTCTCGGGCCCAGCGCTGCGGGAAAAAGCACCACACAGAAAATACTCATTAAGCTTTTAAAAAATTTTGAAGGAGATATCGAATACTATGGTAAGCCGCTTTCCAGCTACCGTGATGAATTCTACCAAAATATTGGTGTTTCTTTTGAGATGCCTATTTCCTTTTCCAAGCTGACGGCTCTGGAGAACTTAGAGTTTTTTAAAAGGCTCTATAAACAGACAGTAGATGTGGAACCTCTTTTAAAGCGCCTGGGCCTTTGGGAAGATAAGGATAAAAAGGCCGGTGAATACTCCAAGGGAATGAAAATTCGCTTAAACTTTATCCGGGCATTAATTAACAAACCAAAGATGCTCTTCCTTGATGAACCTACCAACGGCCTTGACCCTGCCAATTCTCGTATCATGAAGGATATGATCCGGGAGTTTAGAGAACAGGGAGGAACAGTATTTCTTACCAGCCATATCATGAGCGATGTTGACGAATTATGTGACCGGGTAGCTTTTATTGCCCACGGCAAACTGCAGGAGGTGGATTCTCCCCGTAATTTAAAACTTAAATACGGTAAACGCATGGTAAAGGTTGAATATAAAGAAAAAGGCCAGCTGGTGACAGAAGAGTTTTCTATGGCGGAAATTAAAACCCAGCCTTTCTTTGATTTACTAAAGGGAAAAGATATCGAGACCCTTCACAGCGGAGAAACAACTCTGGAAGAAATTTTCATTAAGGTAACGGGGGTGGCACTGCGTGGATAG
- a CDS encoding winged helix-turn-helix domain-containing protein: MTDSSRKQEDFILNRKIHEPARLQIISYLSSSSDQIPFTELKEKLNLTAGNLSVQLKKLEESGYVSINKSFKERKPLTRVSLTRQGLKALQQYLEGLEIMIHRLKNNTAPSARTEENETNR, from the coding sequence ATGACCGATAGCAGCAGAAAACAGGAAGACTTTATTTTAAACCGTAAAATTCACGAACCGGCCCGCCTGCAAATCATCAGTTACCTGTCTTCAAGCAGCGACCAGATTCCCTTTACTGAATTAAAAGAGAAACTAAACTTAACCGCGGGGAATCTGTCAGTTCAGTTGAAAAAACTAGAAGAGTCAGGCTACGTCTCCATCAACAAATCTTTTAAGGAACGAAAACCGCTGACCCGTGTTTCCTTAACCCGTCAGGGTTTGAAGGCTTTACAACAGTATCTGGAAGGACTTGAAATAATGATCCACCGTTTGAAAAATAATACTGCGCCTTCAGCGAGAACGGAGGAGAATGAAACAAATAGATAA
- a CDS encoding ABC transporter permease, with protein MYIVKNAFKSISRAKGRNFLILIIAFVIAVSACVSLSIRNGADSAKVASLDLMQITAQIGINRQGVLGDRELTQAARNQALGSLEGLSIEEMAYYAGSEYVKEFYYTNTSTLDGSDSLEPVDISLITEETTDETQPFEMPGGNRNFNRMGVQGDFTVIGYSHHNAMTAFINGTSKITEGTVFDESSEELQGVISDELALLNDLEVGDTITLANPNDDEETYEITIIGIYNNSESSVNQSDMMIGFNAASDPANQIYMSSAAVGAILEKSLAIATVEVNEDTGFEFTTALRTQISGTYVFSAIEDYEKFKVDAVSMGLDDAMYTITSSDISAYEQSMLPLENLSKYAASFLVVVLLIGAIILVVFNVFAIRERKYEIGVLAAIGMDKPKISLQFIMETFFVMFVAIVIGAAVGSAVSVPVADVLLESQVTSVIASVETTNENFGGGFQGRFGDINALTSETTEYVSDITASVDMLVMMQLLAIGFLLALISSASAVISILRYEPLEILSNRS; from the coding sequence ATGTACATTGTTAAAAATGCTTTTAAAAGTATCAGCAGAGCTAAGGGAAGAAATTTTCTAATACTGATTATCGCTTTTGTAATTGCAGTATCTGCCTGTGTTTCTCTTAGCATTAGAAATGGTGCGGACTCAGCAAAAGTTGCTTCCTTGGATTTGATGCAGATTACAGCCCAAATTGGAATAAACCGGCAAGGGGTTTTGGGGGACAGAGAGCTAACTCAAGCAGCCAGGAATCAAGCATTAGGCAGTTTAGAAGGGTTATCCATAGAAGAAATGGCCTATTATGCAGGTTCTGAGTATGTCAAGGAATTTTACTATACGAATACTTCCACACTAGATGGAAGTGATTCCTTGGAGCCGGTAGATATATCACTCATAACCGAAGAGACTACTGATGAAACTCAGCCTTTTGAAATGCCAGGGGGAAACAGAAATTTTAACCGTATGGGTGTTCAAGGAGATTTTACAGTCATTGGCTATAGCCATCATAACGCAATGACAGCCTTTATTAATGGCACATCTAAAATAACTGAAGGAACGGTGTTTGATGAATCATCTGAGGAGCTGCAAGGTGTAATAAGCGATGAACTTGCTTTGTTAAATGATTTAGAAGTGGGAGATACAATCACATTAGCAAATCCCAACGATGATGAAGAAACATACGAAATAACAATTATTGGAATCTATAACAACAGTGAATCTTCTGTGAACCAGAGCGATATGATGATTGGATTTAATGCTGCATCCGACCCTGCTAACCAGATTTATATGAGCAGTGCGGCAGTAGGTGCTATTTTAGAGAAGTCATTAGCAATCGCGACTGTAGAAGTAAATGAAGATACAGGATTTGAATTTACTACGGCGCTAAGAACACAGATATCTGGAACATATGTTTTTTCAGCTATAGAAGATTACGAGAAGTTTAAAGTGGATGCAGTATCCATGGGATTGGATGATGCCATGTATACAATTACATCTTCCGATATTTCTGCTTATGAACAGAGTATGCTGCCATTAGAAAACTTAAGTAAATATGCTGCGTCCTTTTTAGTAGTGGTACTGTTAATAGGAGCAATAATCCTAGTTGTATTCAATGTCTTTGCAATCCGGGAAAGAAAATATGAAATCGGTGTATTAGCGGCAATAGGAATGGATAAACCTAAAATATCTTTGCAGTTCATAATGGAAACTTTTTTTGTGATGTTTGTTGCAATTGTCATTGGAGCAGCTGTTGGCTCGGCAGTTTCTGTTCCGGTAGCAGACGTACTACTGGAAAGCCAAGTTACCTCGGTAATAGCTAGTGTAGAAACGACAAATGAAAATTTTGGGGGTGGATTTCAAGGAAGATTTGGCGATATTAATGCATTAACAAGTGAAACGACAGAATATGTCTCAGACATTACCGCCAGTGTGGACATGCTTGTGATGATGCAGCTTCTGGCTATAGGCTTTCTGCTGGCATTAATCTCCAGTGCCTCCGCTGTAATATCCATTCTAAGATATGAGCCTTTAGAAATATTAAGCAATAGGTCATAA
- a CDS encoding fluoroquinolone export ABC transporter permease subunit, producing MDRLIPLVKGEFDRLNKYNLFTANFVVLLLWVGLAWFFDGEELKMFLPVIFLMDATMMTMLMVGATLFYEKQEHTLNSIMVSPVSEEEYLMTKIIVNIINSLISVVFISAAVFFVKGVTYNYFLLVPAVIVITVVHTLIGIRISYNANTFTSMLVNFIVYIFLFLFPSLFAMLDIIGPEVAKLLIILPPETSRILISTIVQEVEPWKLVFGYGYLVALTYIFYRFIVKPKFNDFIMRETGV from the coding sequence GTGGATAGGCTGATACCCCTGGTCAAGGGTGAGTTTGACCGGCTAAATAAGTATAACCTGTTTACTGCCAACTTTGTAGTATTATTGTTATGGGTTGGGCTGGCCTGGTTTTTCGATGGCGAAGAACTGAAAATGTTTTTACCCGTCATCTTCCTTATGGATGCCACCATGATGACTATGCTGATGGTAGGGGCCACTCTATTTTATGAGAAACAAGAACACACTTTAAATTCCATCATGGTTTCCCCTGTGTCCGAAGAGGAATACTTGATGACCAAGATCATTGTCAATATTATAAATTCCCTTATTTCCGTGGTTTTTATTTCTGCAGCCGTTTTTTTTGTAAAAGGTGTCACTTATAATTATTTTCTATTGGTTCCTGCTGTTATTGTAATAACAGTGGTGCACACCCTGATAGGCATCAGGATTTCCTATAATGCCAACACTTTTACTTCTATGCTGGTTAACTTTATTGTTTACATTTTTCTATTTCTGTTTCCCAGCCTCTTCGCTATGCTTGATATCATTGGGCCTGAGGTGGCAAAATTATTAATAATTTTACCACCGGAAACCTCCAGAATTTTGATCAGTACCATTGTTCAAGAGGTGGAACCATGGAAACTGGTGTTTGGCTATGGGTACCTGGTGGCATTGACGTACATTTTCTACCGGTTTATTGTAAAACCAAAATTTAACGATTTTATCATGCGGGAAACGGGGGTATAA